The following are encoded in a window of Gossypium raimondii isolate GPD5lz chromosome 13, ASM2569854v1, whole genome shotgun sequence genomic DNA:
- the LOC105782273 gene encoding uncharacterized protein LOC105782273 isoform X4: MTIKQRQYCRDVSQQKQIVVSECRKERISEEMSLKFEGKLTEGSNNQLLILANFAELISESEYILPTAQENPQNDEDSTMEAPHLQENADDVMAKNSDKNWGEADEMPPISHDRNERDGPHGEGTVPRLSHIRRQARLKIQSFMKQSIQEDSYRTLQGSKMRLTQIRRQARSGNHVPQLNISAVCSHGKLLGGITRLSQIRRQARSKNNCSRLEGTGEPTHVQLDCQFHEVDADNVDKMMLEEGQLRLSQLRRKVRSGNVDLVAPTDN, from the exons ATGACAATCAAACAGAGGCAATATTGTCGTGATGTTTCCCAACAAAAGCAGATTGTGGTGTCTGAATGTCGGAAAGAAAGGATAAGTGAAGAAATGAGCCTTAAGTTTGAAGGAAAATTAACTGAGGGAAGCAATAACCAGTTGTTGATTCTTGCAAACTTTGCTGAACTAATATCTGAATCTGAGTACATCTTACCTACAGCACAAGAAAATCCTCAAAATGATGAAG ATTCTACTATGGAGGCTCCACATTTGCAAGAAAACGCTGACGATGTTATGGCTAAGAATAGTG ATAAGAATTGGGGTGAAGCTGATGAAATGCCCCCAATTTCTCATGATAGAAACGAAAGGGATGGACCTCATGGTGAAGGGACAGTGCCGCGGTTAAGTCATATTAGACGTCAAGCCCGTCTTAAAATCCAGTCATTCATGAAACAGAGCATCCAAGAGGATAGTTATAGGACCTTGCAGGGAAGTAAAATGCGCCTGACTCAAATTCGTCGTCAAGCTCGGTCTGGAAACCATGTACCTCAGCTAAACATTAGTGCAGTATGTTCACATGGCAAGTTGCTAGGAGGGATAACACGGTTGAGTCAGATACGGCGTCAAGCTCGGTCTAAAAACAATTGCTCACGACTAGAAGGAACTGGAGAGCCTACGCATGTGCAATTGGATTGCCAATTTCATGAAG TAGATGCTGATAATGTGGACAAGATGATGCTTGAGGAAGGACAGCTACGCTTAAGTCAATTAAGACGCAAAGTTCGTTCAGGCAATGTAGATTTGGTTGCACCGACAGAT AACTAA
- the LOC105782273 gene encoding uncharacterized protein LOC105782273 isoform X2, whose product MTIKQRQYCRDVSQQKQIVVSECRKERISEEMSLKFEGKLTEGSNNQLLILANFAELISESEYILPTAQENPQNDEDSTMEAPHLQENADDVMAKNSDKNWGEADEMPPISHDRNERDGPHGEGTVPRLSHIRRQARLKIQSFMKQSIQEDSYRTLQGSKMRLTQIRRQARSGNHVPQLNISAVCSHGKLLGGITRLSQIRRQARSKNNCSRLEGTGEPTHVQLDCQFHEVDADNVDKMMLEEGQLRLSQLRRKVRSGNVDLVAPTDVGNTN is encoded by the exons ATGACAATCAAACAGAGGCAATATTGTCGTGATGTTTCCCAACAAAAGCAGATTGTGGTGTCTGAATGTCGGAAAGAAAGGATAAGTGAAGAAATGAGCCTTAAGTTTGAAGGAAAATTAACTGAGGGAAGCAATAACCAGTTGTTGATTCTTGCAAACTTTGCTGAACTAATATCTGAATCTGAGTACATCTTACCTACAGCACAAGAAAATCCTCAAAATGATGAAG ATTCTACTATGGAGGCTCCACATTTGCAAGAAAACGCTGACGATGTTATGGCTAAGAATAGTG ATAAGAATTGGGGTGAAGCTGATGAAATGCCCCCAATTTCTCATGATAGAAACGAAAGGGATGGACCTCATGGTGAAGGGACAGTGCCGCGGTTAAGTCATATTAGACGTCAAGCCCGTCTTAAAATCCAGTCATTCATGAAACAGAGCATCCAAGAGGATAGTTATAGGACCTTGCAGGGAAGTAAAATGCGCCTGACTCAAATTCGTCGTCAAGCTCGGTCTGGAAACCATGTACCTCAGCTAAACATTAGTGCAGTATGTTCACATGGCAAGTTGCTAGGAGGGATAACACGGTTGAGTCAGATACGGCGTCAAGCTCGGTCTAAAAACAATTGCTCACGACTAGAAGGAACTGGAGAGCCTACGCATGTGCAATTGGATTGCCAATTTCATGAAG TAGATGCTGATAATGTGGACAAGATGATGCTTGAGGAAGGACAGCTACGCTTAAGTCAATTAAGACGCAAAGTTCGTTCAGGCAATGTAGATTTGGTTGCACCGACAGATGTGGGGAATACT AACTAA
- the LOC105782273 gene encoding uncharacterized protein LOC105782273 isoform X1, whose translation MTIKQRQYCRDVSQQKQIVVSECRKERISEEMSLKFEGKLTEGSNNQLLILANFAELISESEYILPTAQENPQNDEDSTMEAPHLQENADDVMAKNSDKNWGEADEMPPISHDRNERDGPHGEGTVPRLSHIRRQARLKIQSFMKQSIQEDSYRTLQGSKMRLTQIRRQARSGNHVPQLNISAVCSHGKLLGGITRLSQIRRQARSKNNCSRLEGTGEPTHVQLDCQFHEVDADNVDKMMLEEGQLRLSQLRRKVRSGNVDLVAPTDVGNTV comes from the exons ATGACAATCAAACAGAGGCAATATTGTCGTGATGTTTCCCAACAAAAGCAGATTGTGGTGTCTGAATGTCGGAAAGAAAGGATAAGTGAAGAAATGAGCCTTAAGTTTGAAGGAAAATTAACTGAGGGAAGCAATAACCAGTTGTTGATTCTTGCAAACTTTGCTGAACTAATATCTGAATCTGAGTACATCTTACCTACAGCACAAGAAAATCCTCAAAATGATGAAG ATTCTACTATGGAGGCTCCACATTTGCAAGAAAACGCTGACGATGTTATGGCTAAGAATAGTG ATAAGAATTGGGGTGAAGCTGATGAAATGCCCCCAATTTCTCATGATAGAAACGAAAGGGATGGACCTCATGGTGAAGGGACAGTGCCGCGGTTAAGTCATATTAGACGTCAAGCCCGTCTTAAAATCCAGTCATTCATGAAACAGAGCATCCAAGAGGATAGTTATAGGACCTTGCAGGGAAGTAAAATGCGCCTGACTCAAATTCGTCGTCAAGCTCGGTCTGGAAACCATGTACCTCAGCTAAACATTAGTGCAGTATGTTCACATGGCAAGTTGCTAGGAGGGATAACACGGTTGAGTCAGATACGGCGTCAAGCTCGGTCTAAAAACAATTGCTCACGACTAGAAGGAACTGGAGAGCCTACGCATGTGCAATTGGATTGCCAATTTCATGAAG TAGATGCTGATAATGTGGACAAGATGATGCTTGAGGAAGGACAGCTACGCTTAAGTCAATTAAGACGCAAAGTTCGTTCAGGCAATGTAGATTTGGTTGCACCGACAGATGTGGGGAATACTGTATAA
- the LOC105782273 gene encoding uncharacterized protein LOC105782273 isoform X3, protein MTIKQRQYCRDVSQQKQIVVSECRKERISEEMSLKFEGKLTEGSNNQLLILANFAELISESEYILPTAQENPQNDEDSTMEAPHLQENADDVMAKNSDKNWGEADEMPPISHDRNERDGPHGEGTVPRLSHIRRQARLKIQSFMKQSIQEDSYRTLQGSKMRLTQIRRQARSGNHVPQLNISAVCSHGKLLGGITRLSQIRRQARSKNNCSRLEGTGEPTHVQLDCQFHEDADNVDKMMLEEGQLRLSQLRRKVRSGNVDLVAPTDVGNTV, encoded by the exons ATGACAATCAAACAGAGGCAATATTGTCGTGATGTTTCCCAACAAAAGCAGATTGTGGTGTCTGAATGTCGGAAAGAAAGGATAAGTGAAGAAATGAGCCTTAAGTTTGAAGGAAAATTAACTGAGGGAAGCAATAACCAGTTGTTGATTCTTGCAAACTTTGCTGAACTAATATCTGAATCTGAGTACATCTTACCTACAGCACAAGAAAATCCTCAAAATGATGAAG ATTCTACTATGGAGGCTCCACATTTGCAAGAAAACGCTGACGATGTTATGGCTAAGAATAGTG ATAAGAATTGGGGTGAAGCTGATGAAATGCCCCCAATTTCTCATGATAGAAACGAAAGGGATGGACCTCATGGTGAAGGGACAGTGCCGCGGTTAAGTCATATTAGACGTCAAGCCCGTCTTAAAATCCAGTCATTCATGAAACAGAGCATCCAAGAGGATAGTTATAGGACCTTGCAGGGAAGTAAAATGCGCCTGACTCAAATTCGTCGTCAAGCTCGGTCTGGAAACCATGTACCTCAGCTAAACATTAGTGCAGTATGTTCACATGGCAAGTTGCTAGGAGGGATAACACGGTTGAGTCAGATACGGCGTCAAGCTCGGTCTAAAAACAATTGCTCACGACTAGAAGGAACTGGAGAGCCTACGCATGTGCAATTGGATTGCCAATTTCATGAAG ATGCTGATAATGTGGACAAGATGATGCTTGAGGAAGGACAGCTACGCTTAAGTCAATTAAGACGCAAAGTTCGTTCAGGCAATGTAGATTTGGTTGCACCGACAGATGTGGGGAATACTGTATAA